The following is a genomic window from Neodiprion pinetum isolate iyNeoPine1 chromosome 3, iyNeoPine1.2, whole genome shotgun sequence.
TGAAGCGCCTCGCCGCTGGAATCTCGAATTGGCAGGAAAGATGAACTGTGTAAtttttgtctgaaatgtaaaaactaaaattactttgaactgaaatatatttttatcatcgatGAACTAAAAAACTCATAAGAAAACGTTAAATCACATTCAGTTTcgttcagttttttttccgtttccaaatgttatctgaagcatgcatattggtttgatagtacaaaacatgacgttttcaataatcaaacttgtaaacttgaaaatttgtccggaaggtcaaaagtcatcaggtcaaggacctggacagccagaactacggagcgcttgtcctggaagtcgagtttcaccaggtagcggacctggtgCGCAGAAACTACGCGGCGCTTGGTCAAAACTTACCAGGTCAAGAACCTGGATAGCCAGAACTAAggagcgcttgtccctgaagtcgagtttcaccaggtagccgacctggagcatagaaactacggagcggttgtcctggaactcgaaTTGCACCAGaaagcggacccggagcgcaggatccaggagatAAGAGAActcggtactcgaaatctgcggagcgcgattctgatccgtccgctctactgcgcgattgtttccagactgaggaattcggctagctgattacTATAGATCAATGAcgtcaagggaaaaaaaattttgggtgacgtcactttctgaacatccgaacttTGGtatcgaactttaatactatgtatgatgtatgaagtatgatgtatgatgtatgatgatatgatatgatgtataatgatatgatatgatgtataatgatttcagtttttacatttcagacaagaaatacgcactttatctttcctgccgTTTCCAGACTGaagcggctaggcccttcgatggtcagccgttgactaaagatatattcttcagtcaacgggtcagctaataacgctgccgttctgcgacagttggatgaaaacaatttttgctcgtacctttcGAATGTGTGtcaaaatacactcgaagatttaagaagcttcgttctatcTTTTCCCTATCAAGAAACAAAATTGCCaacaatcacctttttaggtctttcaatcaggacactgcgttaaatactgtcttcTTGTACGGAGCATatatttcatctcgatcaaaattagcgcatccgtgatgtttacagttactctgaatttttttccatacgaacacttttcgaaaaacaattctgcttttctacccaacgcagatacttcacttgcgattACCTAAAACAgagtttcgattctatgcctacgaaaattaaagatcgagagagcaattgaacagttgttggaataattaggaatattaatgttatggaatacatcgagtgCGTGTCGAAtcgaatcccatttcgaaatgaataattcttgtattttcatattatagccgtattattgtagataatctagtttgtcacctggaaaattataaaatttatagtatgcatcacgtattaatcgtaaatggatcatatatgtatattgataTCTTAGCTAGATAaaagtacaatttcgaaattttcaggtgagttgaaaaattaacgacagaGCCAGCAATCGAAtttggtatctagagatgctttaccggagacttactccactagaccacctagccgccctgactacatgtcattaatttctctcatcacctgtatttcgaagattgttgttttcgtgtgccattgaatatGTTTACATTTGAGAATTCGTCGCGAAGAGACACAATTTTGCACATGTGTacacataccaacaagctttaCACACATGTCAAAATTGTGTCTCTTCGCGACGAATTctcaaatgtaaatatattaatatcgtacatggatcgcatatacatatatactttttggtctatgcatcattattacatctgatctattattatttatgatctatgtatacattcttatctcgggtacctatactttaatcaaatcactgttttgctacgaatttaGGAAGAcgtttattctcattattaatttcttgtatcgatgattttcggttgtcacaccaaagctgattagggcaactgtctttatattcttcagtcaacggatCGAACATATGAAACGGGATGAAAATGCCAGCGAAGAAACACACCCTAGCTTTGTACAAATCCTGCGCCCAGTCGTACCGCTACCACTTAGTAAGGTAGGTAGCTGGTAAATATCGATGTATACTAAGCTTGggtgaatttttccaacctTCAATTCACAAGGATTGATATTTGACATTTTGATCTTTACGTAGCACATGAGCAGTAATGTCGTCAAGACACAGAATCTCGAACCATTTGGGATATCAGATGAGAATTCTACTGAGAAACGACGATACTAGCGTCATCTAGTTGTAGTTTCACTAAATACAACGTCCACGTTTTGAGTATCGAGTTAATCGCCTACTGCTGGTGGGTGGAAAGATACTTGGTAGCTGGCTTTGACGTGGATTGAGCTTAACATATTCAACGCTATCTCGTCATTGGTTACGTGGGTTACGTGTTAAGCTAATAAAGATCGAACAGTGGACTTCAGCCTCTCAGTTTATCAGTAGTTGAAGCGAAGCTTGTTCGTTCTCATTCGTTCTGTGATCTACTCCTTGCATTTACTTGAAAgtcgtgaaaaattcatatctactcttgatacatttttttactcgcaAGTGTTTCCATTCGCGTCCTGCATTTAAAATGGTAAGACTAATTgctatttttcaatcgattttttttttttttttttcaaatcaattagCCTGGGTTATTGAATTTTAGTATTACATTACGATATAGCGGTCTATTAACCTACATATGACCTTCGTGTATCAACTATGTAAAACTATGTTATGACGTGAGTCATTGTTATTGATTGCACTGTCAATGAGTATTATGGTCAATTTCAGGAATATGTTAATTAATTTCCatcaattttgatgaatttgcTACGATGCAACCTATTTCCTACAGGTAAAACTCCCTCTCAAAAGTGGTCTTTGTTAGATTAATCAAAATATACTGTGCTTCGTTTGCTCCCTCTAgtattatcaaatttcattgctctaaaaaacacttttatttCCAATGAACTTTTGGCACCAACTGTGTCTGAATATTTACGCATATACTAATTAAGTAACAACAGCTTATCATTCCAGCAGGAGATTAAACCTGTTATATAATTGATAAGACAATCTAGAGtttaatctttttaaaaaagtgCTCTACCAACAGATATTGCACAATATTGTAAACACTTGACAAACTTagtcgataattttttacatagTTAATCCCGATGTAAgctaataaattttatattcgtcAAGTATATTTGCAATGTTTCAGTAATTTACAATGTACCAAAGGATGACACTTTTGTGCCCAAATTGCATGCCACATGACTGATATGatttgtacataaatatatgaatgaacatttataaataaaactatGAAAATTATCCCACATCCATTCTAGTTGTTGTAGTCAGGCTTTTTCTCATcctttacaatttttacgattattGTCCACAATTTCAGGCTGAACCAATAAATGTTGTCGTCACCGGGGCTGCAGGTCAAATTGCGTATTCCTTGCTGTACCAATTGGCAGCTGGTTCAGTTTTTGGACCCGAGCAGCCCATTAACTTGAGACTCCTGGATATTCCACCAATGATGGAGGTACTTCAAGGCGTCGTTATGGAGCTGGATGATCTGGCACTCAACCTTCTCAGGGGTAAAAATTATGCATTATGAATCTTCAATTcctttttgtatttttggtacATAGTATGCCATATTAATTGTCTAGTACTGAAAAACAGATATGTGCAAGTTGTCTTCAGTTAGTCATTTGTTACTCAACAACTATGTACCATTACATGACCGACCTGAAAAATCAAAGATGACCTCTTCTTAGAAGCAGGGAATTGAACTTGAATTCCTGTTTCAATACTAAATACATATCTACTCAAAGCTTAAAATATATTGTCAAGTTATATAACTAGAAAGATATTCCCAGCCGAGTAAAATTAGGTTGTTTATAAATACAGCAATTTTGTGTCTCATGCTTGCCAATGAGCTTGTGCATATACCTACTTAGTTGAACCTCTACAAAATCTGTAGGTATTGTTctcattttaaaattattattgtccATCAGTTGAAAGACTAAAATAGTCCTTTACAATGTACGGTTGTCATCAAATGTCTGAACATAActttattatgaaatttccattttctgtagtgtaaaatttacattcaAGCATCTAAAAATACATCGATTCTCATCAATAAAATTCATCTGAATACTACCGTCTCTATTTTTCATCCTCAAGTTCTTCAAGTTCAGGTGAGCATGGCAAGCAGCCAAAATATCTAGGTGGCCTCTAAATATTGGCTGTTGCATAATATATCCAATAATCGGACAATATTTAGTTACCAACTCTTGAGTTGCCATAAACAGTGACAAACtgattatttacttatttttgaatatcattCACTTTGCAGAAGTAACGCCCACGGCTGACCCAGCAGTAGCATTTAAGGATGCAGCAGCAGCTTTCCTTGTTGGCGCAATGCCAAGGAAACAGGGCATGGAGCGCAAGGATCTGTTATCAGCTAATGTGAAAATCTTCAAAGTACAAGGAGAGGCACTGGATAAATTTGCACGAAAAGACGTCAAAGTATTGGTTGTTGGCAATCCGGCAAATACCAATGCTTTAATTTGCTCGCACTATGCGCCTTCAATTCCAAAGGAAAACTTCACAGCTATGACCCGGTTGGACCAAAACAGGGCCCAGGCTGCCCTAGCTGCTCGCTTGTCTGTACAGGTGAATAAATCATAgttgatttatttatcaatgaTTTCCTTGTGCTTCTGAGATGTAGTTGGCACTGTATTTTGTCACTAATTCCTAATTCAAACGATATTAgtagaaaatataaatgtagATCCAACAGTTTCCTCATTTTTTCGCTATTAAGCTGTCTCTTGGTCTTTTCTAATATCTTCTACCTTTCTATTCATTTCAAATAGGTTGATCGCGTCCAGAACGTAATTATCTGGGGAAATCACAGCTCCACCCAATATCCTGATGCGCATCATGCTTTGGTTCACCTTCCAACTGGAGCGAAACCAGTTCCCGAAGCAGTTAATGACGATGCCTGGTTAAACGGAGAGTTTGTGGAGAAAATCCAAAAACGCGGAGCAGCCGTTATAGCTGCCCGGAAAATGTCTTCAGCTATGTCAGCTGCCAAGGCTGCCGGAGACCACATGAGAGATTGGTGGATTGGTACACGGCCTGGAAAATGGGTCAGCATGGGTGTCGTATCCGATGGAAGCTACGGTATTCCTAAGGA
Proteins encoded in this region:
- the Mdh1 gene encoding malate dehydrogenase, cytoplasmic, giving the protein MAEPINVVVTGAAGQIAYSLLYQLAAGSVFGPEQPINLRLLDIPPMMEVLQGVVMELDDLALNLLREVTPTADPAVAFKDAAAAFLVGAMPRKQGMERKDLLSANVKIFKVQGEALDKFARKDVKVLVVGNPANTNALICSHYAPSIPKENFTAMTRLDQNRAQAALAARLSVQVDRVQNVIIWGNHSSTQYPDAHHALVHLPTGAKPVPEAVNDDAWLNGEFVEKIQKRGAAVIAARKMSSAMSAAKAAGDHMRDWWIGTRPGKWVSMGVVSDGSYGIPKDIVFSFPVTIKDHQFKIVQGLPINEFARAKLNATAKELEEERAEANSVLEQ